Proteins encoded within one genomic window of Microbacterium sp. zg-B185:
- the mmsB gene encoding 3-hydroxyisobutyrate dehydrogenase yields the protein MRIAFLGLGHMGLPMAANLAAAGHDVVGFDVVPAATEAARVAALPVADSGQDAVASAEIVITMFPSGRHVIDAYRGSAEAPGLLAVAPAGTLFIDSSTIAVDEAQEAAGLAAAAGHRALDAPVSGGVVGAENATLAFMVGGSERDFEAARPILEAMGRRVVHCGGAGLGQAAKVCNNMILAVSQIAVAEAFVLGERLGLSHQALFDVASNASGQCWALTTNCPVPGPVPSSPANRDYRPGFAGALMNKDLGLAEQAIDLTGVDARMGRLAREIYRDFAAGEGAGQDFSGIIRTIRAEGPQP from the coding sequence ATGAGGATCGCGTTCCTCGGTCTCGGGCACATGGGGCTGCCGATGGCCGCCAACCTCGCTGCGGCAGGTCACGACGTGGTCGGCTTCGACGTGGTTCCGGCCGCGACCGAGGCCGCACGCGTTGCCGCGCTACCTGTGGCCGACTCGGGGCAGGATGCCGTGGCATCCGCCGAGATCGTGATCACGATGTTCCCGAGCGGCCGTCATGTGATCGACGCGTATCGGGGATCCGCCGAGGCGCCCGGGCTGCTGGCGGTGGCCCCGGCGGGGACGCTGTTCATCGACTCCTCGACCATCGCGGTGGACGAGGCGCAGGAGGCCGCGGGCCTGGCTGCCGCGGCCGGCCACCGGGCGCTGGACGCTCCCGTCTCCGGCGGCGTCGTCGGCGCCGAGAACGCCACGCTGGCGTTCATGGTCGGCGGTTCGGAGCGGGACTTCGAGGCGGCTCGGCCGATCCTGGAGGCGATGGGGCGGCGGGTGGTGCACTGCGGCGGGGCAGGACTCGGGCAGGCCGCGAAGGTGTGCAACAACATGATCCTCGCCGTCTCGCAGATCGCGGTCGCAGAGGCCTTCGTGCTCGGCGAGCGGCTCGGCCTCTCGCATCAGGCCCTGTTCGACGTCGCCTCCAACGCGTCCGGCCAGTGCTGGGCGCTGACGACGAACTGTCCGGTGCCCGGACCGGTGCCGTCGAGTCCGGCCAACCGGGACTACCGGCCCGGCTTCGCGGGCGCGCTCATGAACAAGGACCTCGGGCTGGCCGAACAGGCGATCGATCTGACCGGCGTCGACGCGCGGATGGGGCGGCTGGCGCGCGAGATCTACCGGGATTTCGCAGCCGGCGAGGGGGCGGGTCAGGACTTCTCCGGGATCATCCGCACCATCCGCGCCGAAGGCCCCCAGCCATAG
- a CDS encoding GntR family transcriptional regulator: MKASDRAYAALLDEIQRGALPPGTVIAEVEQAARLGVSRTPLREALGRLAAAGLVAQQSPRVLVVTDLGASDIRELFQVRRALEETASRLAAETACERQDVSDTFAALAADFTAAASRLDDDAALDAYYARIADYDAALDAAVGNDYLTGALRTIRTHLVRVRRLARDNPGRLEESVAEHRLIASAIAAGDAELAAHATHVHLHNALTNILSSLPDPAATTRGDSTRREPNPPRLRKGPS, encoded by the coding sequence GTGAAGGCCAGCGACCGCGCCTACGCGGCGCTCCTCGACGAGATCCAGCGCGGCGCGCTGCCGCCCGGAACGGTGATCGCCGAGGTGGAGCAGGCCGCGCGGCTCGGGGTCAGCCGCACCCCGCTGCGCGAAGCGCTCGGGCGCCTGGCCGCCGCGGGACTGGTCGCTCAGCAGTCTCCGCGGGTCCTGGTCGTCACCGATCTCGGCGCCAGCGACATCCGCGAGCTCTTCCAGGTGCGCCGGGCGCTCGAAGAGACCGCGTCCCGGCTCGCCGCCGAGACGGCGTGCGAGCGGCAGGACGTCTCGGACACCTTCGCAGCACTCGCCGCGGACTTCACCGCTGCGGCGTCGCGACTCGACGACGACGCCGCGCTGGATGCGTACTACGCGCGCATCGCGGACTACGACGCGGCGCTGGACGCGGCTGTCGGAAACGATTACCTCACCGGGGCGCTGCGCACCATCCGCACGCACCTCGTTCGGGTGCGCCGGCTCGCGCGGGACAATCCCGGCCGGCTGGAGGAATCCGTTGCCGAGCACCGGCTCATCGCGAGTGCGATCGCCGCCGGCGACGCAGAGCTGGCCGCGCACGCCACCCACGTTCACCTGCACAACGCGCTGACCAACATCCTCAGCTCCCTCCCGGACCCCGCCGCAACCACGCGCGGCGACTCGACCCGGCGGGAGCCGAATCCCCCCCGCCTCAGGAAAGGCCCATCATGA
- a CDS encoding bifunctional 2-methylcitrate synthase/citrate synthase, producing the protein MTDIEIKKGLAGVTVDYTAVSKVNPDTNSLLYRGYPVQELAATQSFEAVAYLLWYGELPTDAQLAEFVAEERAGRALDENVKQAIDLVPLEAHPMDVLRTAVSLAGASDPAAFDNSRESDLAKSKRLFAKLPAMVAYDQRRRRGQELVDPREDLDYSQNFLWMTFGEVPDPVVAHAFNVSMILYAEHSFNASTFTARVITSTIADLYSAVVGAIGALKGPLHGGANEAVMHIFDEIGSAAEVSAWLDTALAEKRKIMGFGHRVYKHGDSRVPTMKAALDTLVAHYDAADLAALYDALESEFVSRKGIYPNLDYPSGPAYNLMGFDTPTFTPLFVAARVTGWTAHIMEQAASNALIRPLSAYNGPDERHIEGYVPDAEAEATRERPEEAAG; encoded by the coding sequence ATGACAGACATCGAGATCAAGAAGGGCCTGGCGGGGGTGACGGTCGACTACACCGCCGTCTCCAAGGTCAACCCGGACACCAACAGCCTGCTGTATCGCGGCTACCCGGTGCAGGAGCTCGCCGCCACGCAGTCCTTCGAGGCCGTGGCCTACCTGCTCTGGTACGGCGAACTGCCGACCGACGCGCAGCTGGCCGAGTTCGTCGCCGAGGAGCGGGCCGGCCGCGCGCTTGATGAGAACGTCAAGCAGGCGATCGACCTGGTGCCGCTGGAGGCCCACCCGATGGACGTCCTGCGCACAGCGGTGTCGCTGGCCGGGGCATCGGATCCCGCCGCCTTCGACAACTCGCGCGAGTCCGACCTCGCCAAATCCAAGCGCCTGTTCGCGAAGCTGCCGGCGATGGTCGCATACGACCAGCGCCGCCGGCGTGGGCAGGAGCTGGTCGATCCGCGCGAGGATCTGGACTACTCGCAGAACTTCCTGTGGATGACCTTCGGCGAGGTGCCCGATCCCGTGGTCGCGCACGCGTTCAACGTCTCGATGATCCTGTACGCCGAGCACTCCTTCAACGCCTCGACCTTCACCGCGCGCGTGATCACCAGCACCATCGCCGACCTGTACTCGGCCGTGGTCGGTGCCATCGGCGCCCTCAAGGGACCGCTGCACGGCGGCGCGAACGAAGCCGTCATGCACATCTTCGACGAGATCGGATCGGCTGCGGAGGTCTCGGCGTGGCTGGACACCGCGCTGGCCGAGAAGCGCAAGATCATGGGCTTCGGGCACCGCGTCTACAAGCACGGCGACTCACGCGTGCCGACGATGAAGGCTGCGTTGGACACGCTCGTCGCGCACTACGACGCCGCGGACCTGGCGGCGCTGTACGACGCGCTCGAGTCGGAGTTCGTCTCGCGCAAGGGCATCTACCCGAACCTCGACTACCCGTCGGGGCCGGCGTACAACCTGATGGGGTTCGACACCCCGACCTTCACGCCGCTGTTCGTCGCTGCGCGCGTCACCGGGTGGACCGCGCACATCATGGAGCAGGCGGCATCCAACGCCCTCATCCGCCCACTGTCGGCCTACAACGGTCCGGACGAGCGGCACATCGAAGGCTACGTCCCGGATGCCGAGGCCGAGGCCACGCGCGAACGGCCCGAGGAAGCCGCGGGCTGA
- a CDS encoding MmgE/PrpD family protein has product MTIDHHLRVHRSDEELAREGQLAWRIAEVAADPVEVEPEVVDMIINRVIDNAAVAAASLTRAPVSAARQQALDHAVSISGKGATVFGCSIERRTSPEWAAWANGVAVRELDYHDTFLAAEYSHPGDNIPPIVAVAQHVGSAGAALVRAIATGYEIQVDLVKAISLHKHKIDHVAHLGPSAAAGIGTLLGLPVETIYQAVGQALHTTTATRQSRKGEISTWKAYAPAFAGKMAVEAVDRAMRGETSPSPIYEGEDGVIAWLLDGPDAAYEVPLPGDGEPKRGILDSYTKEHSAEYQAQAWIDLARRLGNEHPSLREGKGPDGQEIESVVLHTSHHTHYVIGSGANDPQKYDPTASRETLDHSIPYIFAVALQDGTWHHVDSYAPERAGRPDTVALWHKVTTAEDEEWTRRYHSADPHEKAFGGRVVITFADGAELVDEIAVADAHPLGAHPFARADYIRKFRNLAEPVLEPQEIERFLELAQRLPELTADEVQQLTIVAKVGVLATAPAPKGLF; this is encoded by the coding sequence ATGACGATCGACCACCATCTCCGCGTCCACCGCAGCGACGAGGAGCTCGCCCGAGAGGGACAGCTGGCCTGGCGCATCGCGGAGGTCGCCGCCGACCCCGTCGAGGTCGAGCCTGAGGTCGTGGACATGATCATCAACCGCGTCATCGACAACGCGGCCGTCGCCGCGGCATCCCTCACGCGTGCCCCGGTCAGCGCGGCCCGTCAGCAGGCGCTCGACCATGCCGTCTCGATCAGCGGCAAGGGCGCGACCGTCTTCGGCTGCAGCATCGAACGCCGCACGAGCCCGGAGTGGGCGGCGTGGGCGAACGGCGTGGCGGTGCGCGAACTGGACTACCACGACACGTTCCTCGCCGCCGAGTACTCGCACCCGGGCGACAACATCCCGCCGATCGTGGCCGTCGCCCAGCACGTCGGGTCCGCCGGCGCGGCGCTGGTCCGTGCGATCGCGACCGGGTACGAGATCCAGGTCGACCTGGTCAAGGCGATCTCGCTGCACAAGCACAAGATCGACCACGTCGCGCACCTCGGCCCGTCCGCGGCGGCGGGCATCGGCACGCTGCTCGGACTGCCGGTGGAGACGATCTATCAGGCGGTCGGCCAAGCCCTGCACACCACCACCGCCACGCGCCAGTCCCGCAAGGGCGAGATCTCCACCTGGAAGGCGTACGCCCCGGCGTTCGCGGGCAAGATGGCCGTCGAGGCGGTCGACCGCGCGATGCGCGGCGAGACCTCGCCCAGCCCGATCTACGAGGGCGAGGACGGCGTGATCGCGTGGCTGCTGGACGGGCCGGATGCCGCGTACGAGGTACCCCTCCCGGGGGACGGCGAGCCCAAGCGCGGCATCCTGGACTCCTACACGAAGGAGCATTCGGCCGAGTATCAGGCTCAGGCGTGGATCGACCTGGCCCGCAGACTGGGCAACGAGCACCCGTCCCTGCGCGAGGGCAAGGGCCCGGACGGCCAGGAGATCGAGTCCGTCGTGCTGCACACGAGCCACCACACGCATTACGTCATCGGTTCCGGCGCGAACGACCCGCAGAAGTACGACCCGACCGCATCCCGCGAGACGCTCGATCACTCGATCCCGTACATCTTCGCGGTCGCGCTGCAGGACGGCACCTGGCACCACGTCGATTCCTACGCGCCCGAGCGCGCCGGTCGGCCGGACACCGTCGCGCTGTGGCACAAGGTCACCACGGCCGAGGACGAGGAGTGGACGCGCCGCTACCACTCGGCGGATCCCCACGAGAAGGCCTTCGGCGGGCGAGTGGTGATCACCTTCGCGGATGGCGCGGAGCTGGTCGATGAGATCGCCGTCGCCGACGCGCACCCGCTCGGCGCGCATCCGTTCGCGCGGGCGGACTACATCCGCAAGTTCCGGAACCTGGCCGAGCCGGTGCTCGAGCCGCAGGAGATCGAGCGCTTCCTCGAGCTGGCCCAGCGCCTGCCCGAGCTGACGGCGGACGAGGTGCAGCAGCTGACCATCGTCGCCAAGGTCGGGGTCCTGGCCACCGCGCCGGCACCGAAGGGACTGTTCTGA
- a CDS encoding electron transfer flavoprotein subunit beta/FixA family protein codes for MKIIVLVKEVPDTYGDRKLDLETGLADRAASETVLDEIGERALEVALSYADENPDTEVVVMSMAPAGSAATVRKGLAMGAGSAVHIADEGLVGADLGLTAEVLAAAVQRTGFDLVIAGNVSTDGSGGVMASMVAELLDVPAATALNTVVIGDGVVSGERASDAATMQVSAALPAVISITERLPDARFPNFKGIMAAKKKPFETLSLVDLAIEPEDASASRSIVLGLSEKPPRQAGTKIVDEGDAGQKLAEFLVQNRLV; via the coding sequence ATGAAGATCATTGTCCTGGTCAAGGAGGTCCCGGATACGTATGGGGATCGCAAGCTGGATCTGGAGACCGGGCTGGCCGATCGTGCGGCGAGCGAGACGGTGCTGGATGAGATCGGTGAGCGGGCGCTGGAGGTCGCGCTGAGCTACGCGGATGAGAATCCGGATACCGAGGTCGTGGTGATGTCGATGGCTCCGGCCGGTTCGGCCGCGACGGTGCGGAAGGGTCTGGCGATGGGGGCGGGGTCTGCGGTGCACATCGCGGATGAGGGCCTGGTCGGTGCGGATCTGGGCTTGACGGCGGAGGTGCTGGCGGCGGCGGTGCAGCGGACCGGGTTCGATCTGGTGATCGCCGGGAACGTGTCCACCGATGGGTCCGGAGGGGTGATGGCCTCGATGGTGGCGGAGCTTCTGGATGTGCCGGCCGCGACCGCGCTGAACACGGTCGTGATCGGCGATGGTGTGGTGTCCGGCGAGCGGGCCAGCGATGCGGCGACGATGCAGGTGTCGGCTGCGCTGCCGGCGGTGATCTCGATCACGGAGCGTCTGCCGGATGCGCGGTTCCCGAATTTCAAGGGCATCATGGCGGCGAAGAAGAAACCGTTCGAGACGTTGTCGCTGGTGGATCTGGCGATCGAGCCGGAGGATGCCAGCGCGTCCCGGTCGATCGTGCTGGGTCTGTCGGAGAAGCCGCCGCGGCAGGCGGGTACGAAGATCGTGGACGAGGGTGATGCGGGCCAGAAGCTCGCGGAGTTCCTGGTCCAGAACCGGCTGGTGTAG
- a CDS encoding MarR family transcriptional regulator: MSRSGPLPVDPIAEAKRQWTAHGWADAAPGMSAVTSIIRAQQLMLARIDAALKPFHLSFARYEMLRLLGFTRAGRMPMASAIARLQVHPTSVTNTVDRLVRDGLVEREPHPGDGRAAMLVLTPAGRDLVEKATDALNTEVFADPGLSGDDTVELVRILARFRKDAGDFADPRPLPEPL, from the coding sequence ATGTCGAGATCAGGACCACTCCCCGTCGACCCGATCGCCGAGGCCAAACGCCAGTGGACGGCGCACGGATGGGCGGACGCCGCACCGGGCATGTCCGCGGTCACCTCCATCATCCGCGCGCAGCAGTTGATGCTCGCGCGCATCGACGCCGCGCTGAAGCCGTTCCACCTCTCCTTCGCGCGATACGAGATGCTGCGCCTGCTCGGTTTCACCCGCGCGGGCAGGATGCCGATGGCCAGCGCCATCGCGCGGCTGCAAGTGCACCCGACCAGTGTCACGAACACGGTGGATCGTCTCGTCCGCGACGGACTCGTCGAGCGGGAGCCGCATCCGGGCGACGGGCGGGCGGCGATGCTCGTGCTCACGCCGGCCGGCCGGGACCTGGTCGAGAAGGCCACGGATGCGCTCAACACGGAGGTGTTCGCCGATCCTGGTCTGTCCGGCGACGACACGGTCGAGCTGGTGCGCATCCTCGCCCGCTTCCGCAAGGACGCCGGGGATTTCGCCGACCCGCGCCCCCTGCCCGAGCCCCTCTGA
- a CDS encoding acyl-CoA dehydrogenase family protein, whose protein sequence is MTMTMPTSHADERAAIVAAVRDFAQAEIAPHALDWDERKHFPRDVLARAGELGLGGIYVREDVGGSALSRADAVAVVEELAKADPSIAAYITIHNMVAWMIDSYGTDAQRRRWLPGLTAMTDFGSYCLTEPGAGSDAAAITTSAIRITDADGGDSYALTGVKQFISGGGEASVYVVMARTGEPGARGITAFLVPADAPGLSFGVNEKKMGWNAQPTRQVILDEVRVAASDVLGAEGQGFKIAMSGLNGGRISIAACSLGGAQWALDRAVQYVHERFTFGEPLAEKQSVVFTLADMATELRAARALVRDAATAIDEQAPDAAMQCAMAKRFATDAGSRIANEALQLHGGYGYLHEYGFEKVVRDLRVHQILEGTNEIMRVIIGRELLGPSR, encoded by the coding sequence ATGACCATGACGATGCCCACATCCCACGCCGACGAACGGGCCGCGATTGTCGCCGCGGTGCGCGACTTCGCGCAGGCCGAGATCGCGCCGCACGCGTTGGACTGGGATGAGCGCAAGCACTTCCCCCGCGATGTGCTCGCCCGCGCCGGCGAGCTGGGTCTCGGCGGCATCTACGTCCGCGAGGACGTGGGCGGCTCGGCGCTCAGCCGCGCCGACGCGGTCGCGGTCGTCGAAGAGCTGGCCAAGGCGGACCCCTCGATCGCGGCGTACATCACGATCCACAACATGGTGGCGTGGATGATCGACTCCTACGGCACCGACGCGCAACGGCGACGTTGGCTGCCCGGCCTGACCGCGATGACGGATTTCGGCAGCTACTGCCTCACCGAGCCCGGCGCCGGCTCCGACGCCGCCGCCATCACCACCAGTGCGATCCGGATCACCGATGCGGACGGCGGCGACTCCTACGCTCTGACCGGAGTCAAGCAGTTCATCTCGGGCGGCGGCGAGGCATCCGTGTATGTCGTGATGGCCCGGACCGGAGAGCCGGGTGCTCGCGGGATCACGGCGTTCCTCGTGCCCGCCGACGCACCGGGGCTGTCGTTCGGCGTGAACGAGAAGAAGATGGGCTGGAACGCACAGCCCACGCGGCAGGTGATCCTGGACGAGGTCCGAGTCGCGGCATCCGATGTGCTGGGCGCCGAGGGGCAGGGGTTCAAGATCGCGATGTCCGGACTGAACGGGGGGCGGATCAGCATCGCCGCGTGCTCGCTCGGCGGCGCACAGTGGGCGCTCGACCGGGCTGTCCAGTACGTTCACGAGCGCTTCACATTCGGCGAGCCGCTGGCCGAGAAGCAGTCCGTGGTGTTCACGCTCGCCGACATGGCGACCGAGCTGCGGGCCGCCCGCGCGCTGGTGCGCGACGCCGCGACGGCGATCGACGAGCAGGCGCCGGATGCGGCGATGCAGTGCGCGATGGCCAAGCGCTTCGCGACGGACGCCGGCTCCCGCATCGCGAACGAGGCCCTGCAGCTGCACGGGGGATACGGGTACCTGCACGAGTACGGTTTCGAGAAGGTCGTCCGCGATCTGCGGGTGCACCAGATCCTGGAGGGCACCAACGAGATCATGCGCGTCATCATCGGCCGCGAGCTGCTGGGGCCGTCGCGATGA
- a CDS encoding enoyl-CoA hydratase, which produces MTESESTTAYETILVETRGRVGWITLNRPEALNALNTQVMRDIVAAASVFDADERIGAIVVTGSERAFAAGADIKEMEAKSGLDMVMSDHFGGWAQFAALRTPVIAAVSGYALGGGCELAMMCDLIIAADTAKFGQPEINLGVIPGMGGSQRLVRAVGYYKAADLVLTGRMMDAAEAERAGLVSRVVPAAELLAEAGKAAEAIASKSLPSVYAAKAALDVALESTLTEGIRFERHVFAALFDTADQKEGMAAFREKRTPDFTNR; this is translated from the coding sequence ATGACCGAGTCCGAGAGCACGACCGCCTACGAGACGATCCTGGTGGAGACCCGCGGGCGGGTCGGCTGGATCACCCTGAACCGTCCCGAGGCGCTGAACGCGCTGAACACGCAGGTGATGCGGGACATCGTGGCCGCGGCATCCGTCTTCGATGCGGACGAGCGCATCGGGGCGATCGTGGTGACCGGTTCGGAGCGCGCGTTCGCGGCCGGGGCGGACATCAAAGAGATGGAAGCCAAGTCCGGCCTGGACATGGTGATGAGCGACCATTTCGGCGGGTGGGCGCAGTTCGCGGCGCTCCGCACGCCGGTGATCGCCGCGGTGTCCGGGTACGCCCTGGGCGGCGGGTGCGAGCTGGCGATGATGTGCGACCTGATCATCGCGGCCGACACGGCCAAGTTCGGTCAGCCCGAGATCAACCTCGGCGTCATCCCGGGCATGGGCGGTTCGCAGCGGCTGGTGCGGGCCGTCGGGTACTACAAGGCCGCCGACCTGGTGCTGACCGGACGGATGATGGATGCCGCGGAGGCCGAACGCGCCGGGCTCGTGTCCCGCGTGGTGCCGGCGGCGGAGCTGCTGGCCGAGGCGGGGAAGGCGGCCGAGGCGATCGCGTCGAAGTCGCTGCCGTCGGTGTACGCGGCCAAGGCGGCGCTGGATGTCGCGCTGGAGTCGACCCTGACCGAGGGCATCCGCTTCGAGCGTCACGTCTTCGCGGCGCTGTTCGACACCGCCGATCAGAAGGAAGGGATGGCAGCCTTCCGTGAGAAGCGCACCCCCGACTTCACGAACCGCTGA
- the prpB gene encoding methylisocitrate lyase: protein MLYATTPAAEKRRLFRARLASGELLRFPGAFNPLSARLIEQKGFEGVYISGAVLAADLGLPDIGLTTLTEVAGRGQQIARMTELPAIIDADTGFGEPMNVARTIQTLEDAGLAGAHIEDQINPKRCGHLDGKAVVDQDTAVKRIRAAVDARRDPNFLIMARTDIRAVDGQDAAVDRAKALVDAGADAIFPEAMRTLDEFAAVRKAVDVPILANMTEFGKSDLFSVDQLRDVGVNIVIWPVSLLRIAMGAAGRALDTLIDEGHLTSTLGEMQHRADLYDLIDYEGYNRFDTSVFDFQITR from the coding sequence ATGCTGTATGCCACCACTCCGGCCGCCGAGAAGCGGCGCCTGTTCCGCGCGCGGCTCGCATCCGGCGAGCTGCTGCGCTTCCCGGGCGCGTTCAATCCGCTCAGCGCGCGCCTGATCGAGCAGAAGGGGTTCGAGGGCGTCTACATCTCCGGTGCCGTTCTGGCCGCCGACCTCGGCCTGCCCGACATCGGACTGACCACCCTCACCGAGGTCGCCGGCCGCGGACAGCAGATCGCGCGGATGACCGAGTTGCCGGCCATCATCGACGCCGACACCGGCTTCGGGGAGCCGATGAACGTCGCCCGCACGATCCAGACCCTCGAAGACGCCGGACTGGCCGGCGCGCACATCGAGGACCAGATCAACCCGAAGCGCTGCGGGCACCTCGACGGCAAGGCGGTGGTGGACCAGGACACCGCCGTCAAGCGCATCCGCGCAGCCGTCGACGCCCGCCGCGACCCGAACTTCCTGATCATGGCGCGCACCGACATCCGCGCCGTGGACGGTCAGGATGCCGCGGTGGACCGGGCAAAGGCGCTGGTGGATGCCGGTGCCGATGCGATCTTCCCCGAGGCGATGCGCACGCTCGACGAGTTCGCGGCGGTGCGGAAGGCGGTCGACGTGCCGATCCTCGCCAACATGACGGAGTTCGGCAAGAGCGATCTGTTCTCGGTGGACCAGCTGCGCGACGTCGGGGTGAACATCGTCATCTGGCCGGTGTCGCTGCTTCGCATCGCGATGGGCGCGGCCGGCCGTGCGCTGGATACGCTGATCGATGAGGGCCACCTCACTTCCACGCTCGGGGAGATGCAGCACCGTGCGGATCTCTACGACCTGATCGATTACGAGGGCTACAACCGGTTCGACACCTCGGTGTTCGACTTCCAGATCACCCGCTGA
- a CDS encoding thiolase family protein, whose protein sequence is MPTAVIVDVVRTPSGRGKPGGALSSVHPVDLAAGVLRSVLERNGLDSRQVNDVLLGCVSQVGDQAMNIARQAVLAAGFDETVPAATIDRQCGSSQQAAHFAAQGVMAGAYDIVIAGGVESMSRVPLGSSRAGGSRSHLLDERYPEGLINQGVSAELIAQKWGLSRDVLDAYSAESHRRAADAAAQGRFDSQLLPVPVGDGAVVASDETVREGTTIDGLRSLHPAFRTDELAARFPELDWRITPGNSSPLTDGASAALIMSEEKALELGLTPRARFHAFAVVGDDPLYMLTGPIPATRRILERSGLSIHDIDAYEVNEAFASVPLAWARELRADPDRLNPWGGAIALGHALGSSGTRLLGTLLAELEATGGRYGLQTMCEGGGMANATIIERL, encoded by the coding sequence ATGCCCACCGCCGTCATCGTCGATGTCGTCCGCACACCGTCCGGCCGAGGCAAGCCGGGGGGAGCGCTCTCGAGCGTCCACCCGGTCGATCTGGCCGCCGGTGTGCTGCGATCCGTCCTCGAGCGCAACGGTCTGGATTCGCGGCAGGTCAACGACGTCCTGCTCGGGTGCGTCAGCCAGGTCGGCGACCAGGCGATGAACATCGCCCGTCAGGCGGTCCTCGCGGCCGGGTTCGACGAGACCGTCCCGGCCGCCACGATCGACCGGCAATGCGGGTCCAGTCAGCAGGCGGCGCATTTCGCCGCGCAGGGCGTGATGGCCGGCGCGTACGACATCGTGATCGCGGGCGGCGTGGAATCGATGAGCCGAGTTCCGCTCGGATCCTCGCGCGCCGGGGGATCCCGCTCGCACCTCCTGGACGAGCGCTACCCCGAGGGGCTGATCAATCAGGGTGTCTCGGCCGAGCTGATCGCGCAGAAGTGGGGGCTGTCGCGCGACGTGCTGGACGCCTACTCGGCGGAGTCGCATCGCCGGGCAGCGGATGCCGCGGCGCAGGGCAGGTTCGACTCGCAGCTGCTTCCGGTGCCTGTGGGCGATGGCGCCGTGGTCGCGAGCGACGAGACCGTGCGCGAGGGAACCACGATCGATGGGCTGCGGAGTCTGCACCCGGCGTTCCGCACGGACGAGCTCGCCGCGCGCTTCCCTGAGCTTGACTGGCGGATCACACCCGGCAACTCGTCCCCGCTGACCGACGGGGCCTCCGCGGCGCTGATCATGAGCGAGGAGAAGGCGCTCGAACTCGGGCTCACCCCGCGCGCCCGGTTCCACGCCTTCGCCGTGGTCGGCGATGACCCCCTGTACATGCTCACCGGTCCCATCCCCGCGACGCGGCGGATCCTCGAACGCAGCGGCCTCAGCATCCATGACATCGACGCGTATGAGGTCAACGAGGCGTTCGCCTCCGTCCCGCTCGCGTGGGCGCGCGAGCTGCGTGCCGACCCCGACCGGCTCAACCCATGGGGCGGTGCGATCGCGCTCGGTCACGCCCTCGGCTCGTCGGGCACGCGACTGCTCGGAACGCTGCTGGCCGAGCTCGAGGCGACCGGTGGGCGATACGGGCTGCAGACGATGTGCGAGGGCGGCGGCATGGCCAACGCCACGATCATCGAGCGGCTCTGA